DNA from Coriobacteriaceae bacterium:
GACGCCCATGCCACCGGTGTTGGGGCCCTTGTCGCCCTCGAGTGCACGCTTGTGATCCTGCGAGGTGGCCATGGGGCGCACGGTCTTGCCGTCGGTAAAGGCCAGCAGCGAGCACTCGGGGCCAACCAGCATTTCCTCAATGACAACGGTGTTGCCGGCATCGCCAAAGGTGCCGCCAAAGCACTCGCGCACGGCCTCCTCGGCCTGCTCGAGCTCAGTCGCCACGATAACGCCCTTGCCTGCAGCCAGGCCGTCAGCCTTCACGACCAGCGGGGCGCCCTGCTCGCGCACATAGGCAAGAGCCGAAGCCTCGTCAGTAAACGAGCCGTAGGCGGCCGTCGGAATGCCGGCACGCTCCATGAGCTGCTTGGAGAATAGCTTGGAGCCCTCCATCTGAGCGCCCTCGGCACCCGGGCCAAAGCAGGGAATACCCGCCGCGCGTACGGCGTCGGCCACGCCCGCCACGAGCGGAGCCTCGGGGCCAATTACCACGAGTCCGCATCCGTGGCTCTGTGCAAACGCCGCCACGGCCGCAGGATCGCAATCGTCGAGAACCACGTTCTCGCCGCAGCTCGCGGTGCCGCCGTTACCCGGCGCAATGTAGAGCTTGCCGGCGCGCGGTGATGCTGCGAGCTTAGCTGCCAGAGCATGCTCGCGGCCGCCGCTGCCCAACAACAGGATGTCGATGGTTTGAGTGTCCGCCTTCAAGGGTGCCTCCTCTATGGATGAACGGCCCGCCAACCATGCGGACCCATTACAAAGCAAATATACCCCTCGGCCGCCCGCCTGGGCTGCAAAGGGGTATATCGCAATAACCGGATAGTGCCGATTACTTCCAGAATCGGTTGATGATCTGCTCGCGATCGGCGCCGACGCCAATGAACGTCACGCGGGTGTGTGCCAGATCCTCGATAAATGCCACGTAGTCCTGAGCCTCCTGCGGCAGCTCGTCAAAGCTGCGGCAACCGGTGATATCGCACTTCCAGCCAGGGAGCTCCTCGTAGATGGGCTTGGCGTGCTCAAAACGAACCTGATGCTCAGGCACGCTCGTGTAACGCTCGCCGTCAACGTCGTAGGCAACGCACACCTTGATGGTATCGAAGGCCGAAAGCACGTCGAGCTTGGTCATGGCGATATCGGTGAGGCCGTTGACACGCGAGGCGTAGTTGGCGATGGGGCCATCGAACCAACCGCAGCGACGGCGACGGCCGGTGGTCACGCCGTACTCATAGCCTTCCTCGGTCAGCGTATGGCCGGCCTCGGACTCATAGGAAAGCTCGGTGGGCATGGGGCCCGAACCGACGCGGGTGATATAGGCCTTCATGACGCCCAGCACGCGGTCGACGTTCTTCATGCCCACGCCGGAGCCGGTGATGGCGCCGCCGGCGGTGCAGTTGGAAGACGTCACGTACGGATAGGTGCCGTGGTCGATGTCGAGCAGCGTTGCCTGGGCGCCCTCGAACAGCAGGTCCTTGCCCTCGTCGATCATGTTGTTGAGCAGCAGGCTCGTCTCGGTGATGTAGGGGCGCAGGCGCTCGGCCATGGGCAGGTACTCGTCGCAGATCTGGTCCACGGTGTAGGTGGGCAGATGGTAGATGAGCTCGAGCTCGGGATTCACGCGGGCAAGAGCGGTCTCCAGCTTGTCGCGGAACAGCGCCTCGTCCAGCATGTCCTGCATGCGCAGGCCGATGCGGGCCATCTTGTCCTGGTAGCACGGACCGATGCCGCGCTTGGTGGTACCGATGTTCTTCTTGCCGAGCTTCTGCTCAAAAGCACCATCCAGATCGATGTGGTACGGCATGATGATGTGCGCGTTGCCACTGATCTTGAGGTTCTTGGTGGTGATGCCGTCGGCCTCGAACATGTCAATCTCCTCAAGGACAACCTTGGGGTTGACGACGCAGCCGTTACCGATCACCGACACATGGTCGGAATACATGATGCCGGAGGGCACCTGGTGCAGGCCGTACTTCTTGCCGTTGACGACGATGGTGTGGCCGGCGTTATTACCGCCCGAATAGCGCACGACGGCATCGAAGTCGCCGGCGACCAGGTCGCAGATCTTACCCTTGCCCTCATCGCCCCACTGGGCACCGACCAAAACGGTTGACGGCATGTTTACTCCTTACATTCATGGACTGTCTACGCGCCACGCCGGCACGCAGAAGCACAAAACATTCCCAGTATACCCGTGCAACGGGCGCCTGTCCTACTCCTCGGTATGCGCCCCATCAAGCTCATAGAACTTGGTGGATGCCGGCAGGAACATCAGGTCGACGTCACCGATCGGGCCCGAACGGTTCTTGGCCACGACGATACGCGTAACGCCCTCGTCGGGTCGATCGTCACGCGAGGCCTCGGCCTCATCGGCGGAGCGGTCCAAGAACATAACGATGTCGGCGTCCTGCTCGATGGAGCCCGATTCACGCAGGTCGGACAGCTGCGGGCGCTTGCCGGTACGGGACTCAACCTGACGCGACAGCTGCGACAGTGCAATGAGCGGGATCTTGAGCTCCTTGGCCATGATCTTTAAACCACGCGACATCTCGGAGACCTCGACGGTACGGCTCTC
Protein-coding regions in this window:
- a CDS encoding adenylosuccinate synthase; the protein is MPSTVLVGAQWGDEGKGKICDLVAGDFDAVVRYSGGNNAGHTIVVNGKKYGLHQVPSGIMYSDHVSVIGNGCVVNPKVVLEEIDMFEADGITTKNLKISGNAHIIMPYHIDLDGAFEQKLGKKNIGTTKRGIGPCYQDKMARIGLRMQDMLDEALFRDKLETALARVNPELELIYHLPTYTVDQICDEYLPMAERLRPYITETSLLLNNMIDEGKDLLFEGAQATLLDIDHGTYPYVTSSNCTAGGAITGSGVGMKNVDRVLGVMKAYITRVGSGPMPTELSYESEAGHTLTEEGYEYGVTTGRRRRCGWFDGPIANYASRVNGLTDIAMTKLDVLSAFDTIKVCVAYDVDGERYTSVPEHQVRFEHAKPIYEELPGWKCDITGCRSFDELPQEAQDYVAFIEDLAHTRVTFIGVGADREQIINRFWK
- the purD gene encoding phosphoribosylamine--glycine ligase; its protein translation is MKADTQTIDILLLGSGGREHALAAKLAASPRAGKLYIAPGNGGTASCGENVVLDDCDPAAVAAFAQSHGCGLVVIGPEAPLVAGVADAVRAAGIPCFGPGAEGAQMEGSKLFSKQLMERAGIPTAAYGSFTDEASALAYVREQGAPLVVKADGLAAGKGVIVATELEQAEEAVRECFGGTFGDAGNTVVIEEMLVGPECSLLAFTDGKTVRPMATSQDHKRALEGDKGPNTGGMGVYSPVPIVTDEEHATMVKVMEQTVAELAAEGIDYRGCLYGGFMLTPAGPKVLEFNARFGDPETQVVLPRLKNDLVEVMLACANCELDQIELDWRDEWAVAVVLTSAGYPGSYEKGKVITGIADAEAMENVTVYHAGTAVVDGQLVTNGGRVLAVTALGDTFENARNLAYEACEKIDFEGKTLRHDIGLRALRGRDAWDA